The following are encoded together in the Podospora pseudopauciseta strain CBS 411.78 mitochondrion, complete sequence, whole genome shotgun sequence genome:
- the atp6 gene encoding ATP synthase F0 subunit a: MNTLFNTVNFWRYNSSPLTQFEIKDLISIDTPILGNLHISITNIGFYLTMGAFFLLIINLLSTNYNKLIGNSWSISQESLYATLHSIVVNQINPKNGQIYFPFIYALFIFILINNLIGMVPYSFASTSHFVLTFALSFTIVLGATILGFQKHGLEFFSLLVPAGCPLGLLPLLVLIEFISYLARNISLGLRLAANILSGHMLLHILAGFTYNIMTSGIIFFFLGLIPLAFIIAFSGLELGIAFIQAQVFVVLTSGYIKDALDLH, translated from the exons ATGAATACTTTATTTAATACTGTTAATTTTTGAAGATATAATAGTAGTCCTCTAACTCAATTTGAAATAAAAGATCTAATAAGCATTGATACTCCTATTTTAGGGAATTTACATATTTCTATCACTAATATAGGGTTTTATTTAACAATGGGGGCTTTTTTTTTATTAATTATAAATTTATTAAGTACAAATTACAATAAATTAATTGGTAATAGCTGATCCATAAGTCAAGAATCTTTATATGCAACTCTTCATAGTATCGTAGTAAATCAAATAAATCCTAAAAATGGTCAAATATATTTTCCTTTTATTTATGCTTTATTTATATTTATTTTAATAAATAATTTAATTGGGATGGTACCATATAGCTTTGCTTCTACAAGCCATTTTGTTTTAACATTTGCTCTTAGTTTTACTATAGTTTTAGGTGCAACTATTTTAGGGTTCCAAAAACATGGATTAGAATTTTTTTCTTTATTAGTACCAGCTGGTTGTCCTCTAGGATTACTTCCTTTATTAGTATTAATAGAGTTTATCTCATACCTTGCGAGAAATATATCTTTAGGTCTTAGATTAGCTGCAAACAT ACTTTCAGGTCATATGCTGTTACATATTTTAGCAGGTTTTACTTATAATATAATGACATCGGGTATTATATTCTTTTTCCTGGGTTTAATTCCTTTAGCCTTCATTATTGCTTTTTCTGGATTAGAGTTAGGTATTGCCTTTATACAGGCTCAAGTTTTTGTAGTATTAACAAGTGGATATATAAAAGACGCACTTGATCTACATTAA